The DNA window GTACTTCGCCTCTCGCGCCGCCCGCGCCGCTCGCGCTGCCAGCGCGCCTTGCTCCGCCCACACCCTGCCCGCGCTCACCGCAGGCGGCGGCGTCGACATCCCTGGCATCCCTGGCGGCGGCATCGACGCTCCCGTCGCCACCGGCGGGATCGACGCGAGCTGCCCCCCCAGCGTCCCCCCACCTGGCGGCGGGATCAGTGACCCCCCTCGCCCCGGCAGCCGTGACGACCGCGTCCCGCCCATGAGATCCAGCCCGAGCCCCGCCGCCGCCTCGTCGATCGCCTCGATCACCGCGCTCGCATCCTGCGGCCGCTTCTTCGGATCCTTCGCCAGCAGCCGCAGGATCAGAAGCTCCACCGGCATCGGCACGCTCACCCCGGGCGACCGCTCCGCGATCATCGGCGGTGGCGCAAACCGCTGCTGCTCGAACAGCTCGATCGCGTTCTCGGCCTCGAACGGCGGCTTCCCCGCCACCATCTCGTAGAACATCAACCCCAGCGCGTAGAGGTCCGCGGGCGCCTCGATCGCGTCCATCCCCTCTGCCGCCTCGGGCGCCAGGTACGACAGCGTCCCGAAGACCCTCCCGGCGCGCGTCAGCCGCTTCGGCAGATCCAGCACCCGCACCCCGTCCGCCGACGCCAGCCGATCCACCGGCACCCGCGCGAACCCGAAGTCGATCAGCTTCACCAGATCGCCCTGACCCTCGGCGACCATCACGTTCAGCGGCTTCACGTCCCGGTGCACGATCCCCATCGTGTGCACCGCCTCCAACCCTGCCGCGATCTGCCGTGCGATGTGCAGCGCCCGCGGCACTGGCAGCGGCCCCCGCCGGATGATCTCCGACAGACTCGTCCCCTGGATGTACTCCAGCACCAGGAAGTACGATCCACCCGGAAGCTCCCCGAAATCGGTCGCCGTCGCCACGTTCGGGTGCTGCACGTGCGCCCCGGCGATCGCCTCCCGCTCGAAGCGCCGCACCATCTCCGGGTCCTGCTCCGAGCTTGCGTGCAGCACCTTCAGCGCCACCCGCTTGTGCATGTGCACGTGCTCGCCCACGTACACCGCCCCGAGCCCGCCCATCGCCAGCAGCGCATCGATCCGGTAGCGGTTCGAGAGCACCCGACCGAGCAGCGACTCCGCGTGCCTCAGGTCCGACTCGTTCGCGTTCCCCGCCAGAAGCGGTCCGTGGTCCTGCATGGGTTCTCCGCGACGAGCCGCGGCCTCACTCGCCGCACGCGCAGAGCAACCCCCGTGCCGCCCTCGAATTCCGCTCCTCGCCGCAGCGCCCACCGCTCACGACCGAGGCTCCTCCCAGCGACCTCCAGCACCGAGGTGGGGCACTCCAGATCCACCCCCCTGGTCGGCCCTTCATCCAGCGCATCCCGAGCCAGCAGCAAACTTCAGCCAGCAGCGCTCTCCAGCGAAGCGCTCCCACCAGCCCCTCAGGGCGCCAGCAGCGCGTCCACCAGTGCGCGCCCCAGCCGCGCCCCATCCCCAGGCGCCAGCGCATCGCTCATCGTCCCCACCCGCAGCGCCCCCTCGATCCCCAGCACCAGCGTCGTCGCGATGTCGCGCGCTCGCTCCCTCCGCTCCGGCGACAGCGCTGCGAGCACCTCGCGCTCCCACCGCTCCACCACGCGCCCCGTGAACGCCGCGGTCAACGCCCGCACGTCTGCGTTACGCGCCGCTGCCGCCCCCAGCGCGGCCCACGCCCGCACCGCCCGCGGATCCGCGCTCTCGTCCCGCGCGAGCCACGCGTTCACCAGCGCGTGCAGCCGCGCCCGCGGATCGTCTCCGGCTGCGCGCAGACGCCCCTCGATCCGCATCTCCAGCAGCAAGGAGAGCCGCTCGATCGCCAGCGGCAGGATCTCGTCCTTCGTCTCGAAGTGGTAGTGGACCAGCCCTGGCGACAGCCCCGCCGCCTCTGCGATGGCCGGCACCGTCGCGGCATCCACGCCCACGTCGGCCACCACCGCGATGAACGCATCCGCGATCTGCGCGCGGCGAAGCTCGGTGTTCCTCGGGCGCCCCATACCCCCCGATCGTACACCGAACGGCTCACCCCTTGCGCACCTAGTTTGCTGGTTGTAAAACCAAAAAACAGAACATCGAAGACCCCTCACAGGATCTCGATAGCTCTGAAGAACACGGGAAACACTGGCAGCGCCCTCGCGTCGAGGCCTCGCGTTTCCTGATGATCCGACCAAGGAGTGCGCCATGAAGCTGGCGGTGCATGCGGATCGTGTCGTCGTGAGTGGCTTCGACGTGATGAGCGCCTTCGTGGTGCTCTTCGGCGGCTCGCTGGTCTTCCCTGCCGTCGTCTGCACCGTGCTCCGGTGGCTCGGCCTGGGTGGCGAGCTCACCTACTTTCACGCCTGGGCCGTCGTGCCCGTCGCTGCGCTCTGCTGCCGCTACAGGTTCGTCGCCGACGCCCGCGGCTGTCGCCTGGGCCGCGCGCTGGCTTTCATCCCCTGGTCCATCCGCTCCTTCGGCCACCGCGCTCGCGTCTCCGTCGAGATCGACTGGGAGGCCGACGATCTGGTCATCACCCCGGAGCACCCCGAGGACGAGTGCGACTGCCTCTCGCTGCTCCACCCCACGATGGGCGCCGAAGGCGCCTGGCACCCCCCCGCGATGGAGGCCTGGGCAGCGCTCGTCGACCGCGAAATCGAGCGCGTCGTGGGCCTCTGCCCCGCAACCGCCGAGGGCAACGGCGGCCCTTACCGCAGCCCGCCGAGAAAAGGCCCCTTCTGAGCAGAGCCCGACAGCCCTCGTCGCACCCCGTCGACCCCCTTTGAAGGCTCCTTGGTGGTCCAGCAAACGGCAGAGCTTGCGATCCCGTCAGCTCCGGCGCATTTCAGACCATCATGGCCAAGAAGCGTCCCACGTGCCACGCCCACCCCGAGGCGCCAGCGACGGCCTCCTGCGCCCGCTGCTACGTCCCCCTCTGCACCGTCTGTCGGGTCCAGGAGGCGATGGACTCGTACTGCGCCAGGTGCATGAAGAGCCGTCGCCGCGCCCCGTACGTGCGCGCCGCCTTGACGCTTCTGGGCCTCGGCGTGGCCGGACTCGTGACCTTCTTCGTCTACCGGAGCTACGAGGCCCCCTACGACCACGGCAAGCACACCAACGAGATCTTCCAGCTCGATGGCGCGCTGACGAAGGAGCCGTGCGACCGCGCGAAAGCCGAGAAGCTGCTCGAACTCCTGCTCGAGACCGGCGACAACCGCGCGGTCATCACCCGCGGCAAGGCGTTCCACGACAAGTGCGGCGCCCACGACAAGCTCACCCTCCTCATGGCGCGCGCCCACCAGAACGTGAGCGAGTGGAACGAGGCCGACGTCGCCTTCACCCAGCTCGTCGAGACCGAGCCCTACAACTCGTTCTACCGCGCCTACCGCGGCCGCAACCACCAGATGAAGGGCGACGTCGACGCCGCCATCTCCGACTTCCAGCAGGCTTACCTGCTCTACCCCCACGCCGTCGACGTCCCGACCGAGCTGGCCACCCTCTACGAGAAGCAAGGGAAGTTCTGCGAGGCCGCCTCGGCGCTCCAGCAGCTCGCCTTCCTCCACAAGACCCAGCCCTTCGCCGCCGGCCTCGACGAGCGCGTGCGAACCCTGGAACAGAAAGGCAACTGCACCGGCTCCGCCGACGCTCGCGCCATCATCCGGATGAAACCGAACGAGAGCGTGCTCCACGCCAAGGTCAAGGTGAACGGCCAGGAAGCTGCCGCGTTCCTGGTCGACACCGGCGCGAGTCACGTCACCTTGCCGCGCGTCCTCGCCGACCGCCTCGGTGTCCGCCTGAGCGGCGCCGAAGAGGTCGTCCTGCGCACCGCCAACGGCCGCAAGACCGGCCACCTCGTCCTGCTCCCCTCCGTGGCCGTCGAAGGCGTCGAGGCCCGCCAGGTCCCCGCCATCGTGGTCGACGAGCTGAGCCCGGGCATCGAGGGCCTCCTCGGCCTGAGCTTCCTGACCCGCTTCGACTTCCGGCAAGCCGACCGCGTGCTCGAACTCCTCCCCCGCGGCACGAAGCCGGCCGCGCCCCCATCTCCGCCCCCGTCTTCACCGTGAGGTCAGGTTGGCGTTCTTCCCGGGACGTCAGGTCCGGGACTTCTCCCCGGGGCGAGGCGCGGTCCAGGCGGTTGGGGAGGACTTCTCCCCGGGGCGAGGCGCGGTCCAGGCGGTTGGGGAGGACTTCTCCCCGGGGCGAGGCGCGGTCCGAGCGGTTGGAGAGGACTTCTCCCCGGGGCGAGGCGCGGTCCAGGCGGTTGGAGAGGACTTCTCCCCGGGGCGAGGCGCGGTCCGAGCGGTTGGAGAGGACTTCTCCCCGGGGCGAGGCGCGGTCCAGGCAGTTGGAGAGGACTTCTCCTCGGGGCGAGGCGCGGTCCAGGCGGTTGGAGAGGACTTCTCCCGGGAGAACCGGGCCGTCCATCGGCTTGGAGCGGGCCATTGGCCTCCATCGTTCTTCATCCTGGGAGGCGGAAATTCGTCGTGCTGGCGTCAGCGGGATGGGTGGGAGGAGGCAGGGCTGGACGGGCTGCCGCTGCTCTCGATCTCCAGCAGGTCGCTGCGATCTTTCAGGGCGACGCCGCTCACCTGGAGGCGGAAGGACTCCTGGATCAGCCACACCAGCCGGTGCGCGGCGTCGTCGTAGGGCAGGCCTTCGGGGCGCACGTTGGAGAGGCAGTTGCGGTCGGCATCGGTGCGGCCGGGCTTCGGGTCGAAGGTGATGTACACGCCGAGGCTGTCGGGAGAACTCAGGCCCGGGCGCTCGCCGATGAGCATCGCCACCAGCCGGGCGCGCAGGCGCTCGCCGAGCGGATCGCCGAGCGCGACCCGGGCCTGGCGCGCGACGATCACGGGGCCCACGCGCCAGGATTTGGGCATGCGGCCTCGGACCGCATCGAGCAACGGGACGGCGTGGCGCTGCACTGCCGCGGAAGAGAGGCCGTCGCCCACCACGAACAGGACGTCGCAGCCGTCTCCGGCGCGCTCGTCGAGCTTCGCTGCGGCGTCTTCGTCGAGCTTTCGGCCGAGGTCGGGTCGCAAGAGGTAGGTGTGGCGATCCGGTGCGGCGCTGCGTACCTGGAGCGTCTCCCAGCCAGAGGCCTTCAGCGCGGCGTGCAAGGCCTCGTCGTCGAGCGGCACGTGTACCGCGTCCCGCGCCTCGGCGTGCGCGAACCCGAACCGCAGGACCTCGCGCGTGGGCAGGCTGGATCCGGTGCGGCCGAGGGCGATGCGCGCGGCCGTGTGGGCACGCAGCTCCGTCCAGGGATCGGCGACGATGATGCCGCCGCTGACGGGGCGAGAAGGCGCCGTCACAGGGCTCGAAGCGTCGCCGCTCACGGGGCGAGCTTTCGTGCGCTCATGGGCGCCAGCATCGGGTGACCGGAGGGGATCGGCTTGATCCGGCGCTTCTCGTCCGCGATGTCCATCTTCTGTAGCCATGCGTCGAACTCCGGGGCGCGCGCGAGGCCGAGGAGCTCGCGCAGGTAGAGGGCGTCATGGAACGAGGTGCTCTGGTAGTTGAGCATGATGTCGTCGGCGCCCGGGACCCCCATGATGAATGCGACGCCCGCGGTTCCGAGCAGCGTCAAGAGGGTGTCCATGTCGTCCTGATCGGCCTCGGCGTGGTTCGTGTAGCAAACGTCGCAGCCGAGGGGGACGCCGAGGAGCTTGCCGCAGAAGTGATCTTCCAGGCCGGCGCGGATGATCTGCTTGCCGTCGTAGAGGTACTCGGGGCCGATGAAGCCGACGACGGTGTTGGTGAGCAGAGGGGAGAAGGCGCGGGCGACGGCGTAGGCGCGCGCTTCGCAGGTCTGCTGATCGACGCCGTGGTGGGCGTCGGCGGAGAGCGCGGAGCCCTGGCCGGTCTCGAAGTACATGACGTTGTCGCCGAGCGTGCCGCGCTTCAGGGAGAGGGCAGCGCTACGGGCTTCGGCGAGCAAGGCGAGGCTGATGCCGAAGCCCTTGTTGGCGCTCTCGGTGCCAGCGACGGACTGGAAGACGAGATCGACGGGGGCGCCCTGCTCGATGGCCTGGATCTGGCTGGTGACGTGGGTGAGCACGCAGGACTGGGTGGGGATGGCGAAGCGCTCGATGATGTCGCCGGTGAGCTTGAGCAGCTCGGTGAGGGCGGGAAGGCTGTCGGTGGCGGGGTTGATGCCGATGACGGCGTCGCCAGAGCCGTAGAGGAGGCCGTCGAGGATGGAGGCGGCGATGCCACGGGGATCGTCGGTGGGGTGGTTGGGCTGGAGGCGGACCGAGAGGTGGCCGGGCAAGCCGATGGTGTTGCGGAAGCGGGTGACGACGCGGCACTTGCGGGCGGCCAGGATGAGGTCCTGGTTGCGCATCAGCTTGCTGACGGCGGCGGTCATCTCGGGGGTGAGGCCGCGCTGGATGCGGGTGAGGGCTTCGGTGTCGGCGGCATCGGAGAGGAGCCAGTCGCGGAGGTCGCCGACGGTGAGGTGCGCGATCTCGGCGAAGGCGTCGGCGTCGTGGGTGTCGAGGATGAGGCGGGTGACCTCGTCGGACTCGTACGGGATGAGGGCTTCGTCGAGGAAGCGTCGGAGGGGGACCTCGGCGAGGGCCATGCGCGCTGCCATGCGCTCGGCCGCGGAGTGGGCCGCGATGCCCGCGAGCTGGTCGCCGGAGCGCGCAGGGCTTCCGCGCGCGAGCAGGTCCTTGAGGTCCCGGAAGAGCCAGGTGTGACCCGCGACGGTGTGCCGGTACTCCATGCCGCCCTTTCTTTCTGATGCTCCCGCGAGGGGGTCGGTGCCGCCCTCGTTCAATGTCGGGCAGGCGATGGGAGCAGGTCAACGTCGGGCAGGCGGTGAGAGCGGGTCGACGATCGGGTGCGAGGGGAGCGATCCTCCTACACCGTCAGACGTCGACTTCGTGCATCGGACCGCGGTGAAACGGCCCGAACGTGCGCGCGGGGATGGTAGCCTGAGGGATGGTGTCACGCCGCACGACGCCTCCCGGGGAGCCTGGCGCCGAGCGCGCCCGGGGGGACAGGCCGAGCACGCCAGGGCTGACGTACGCCGACCGGGTGACGCGGCCTTCGGAGCCTGGCGCCGAGCGTGCTCCGAGGGAGAGGCCGAGCGCGCCAGGGCTGACGTATGCCGACCGGGTGACGCGGCCTTCGGAGCCCGGCGCCGAGCGCGCCCGTGGGGACAGGCCGAGCACCTCCGGGCTGACCTACTACGGCCGCCATCTGCTCCACCACGAGCCGCCGGATCTCTACGTGGTGCGGCTGGAGGGGATGCTCTCGCCGGACGAGATCCGGGCGATGATCGCCGACAGCCGGGACTTCGTCGCGCAGGCGAAATACATGCTGCTGCTGCTCGATCTGCGGACGCACTGGGCGGCGCCGGCCGAGACGCGGAAGCTCGTGGCGAGCATCGAGCGGCGGAAGGCGCCGCGGTTCATGGCGTGTCTCGGGGGGTCGTTCGCCTCGCGGGTGATGGTGAGCGTGGGGGTGCGGGCCTCGAACCTCTTCTCCCCTGGCGGGATGATGGCGGCGTTCTTCGAGGATGAGGGGCCAGCGCGCGCGTGGCTGTACACGCAGCGTCGGCGGATGACGGGGCAAGGCGACGCGCCGCCGTGAGCCGGGGCCGCCGCGGTGGGGTCGTGCGGCGGGTCCGAGGTGGCGGGTGAGGCGTCGATCCCACGCGCGTTCCTGGTCGGCGATGGCAGGTGATGGACCGCCGCCTGGCGACGTGGATACGATGCGTCACACGGGCATCCCGGGGTGGAGCGGCCCGAACGTGTGCGTGTGGGAGGGTGGGTTGAGGTATGGTGGTGATCCCCATGACACTTTCATCCGTGCCTGGCGCGGGCGACGTGGCAGCTCGGTCGACGAGCGCGTGCGGCGTGACCTCCTTCGGTCGTCACCAGCTGCATCACGAGCCACCGGATCTTCACGTGGTGCGGCTGGATGGGAGCCTCGAGATCGAGGAGGGCCTGGCGATGCTCGCGGCGAACGCGGAGTACGTCGCGCGCGCGAGGTACATCCTGCTGCTGGTGGATCTGCGCACGGCCTGGGTGGCGCCGGTCGAGACGCGGAAGCTCGTGGCGACGATCGACAGGCGATGCTCGCCCTGGTTTCTCGGGTGTATCGGGGGATCGTTCTCGTCGCGGGTGATGATGAACGTGGGGGTGCGGGCCGCGAACTTCTTCTGCCCTGGTGGGATGACGGCGGCGTTCTTCGAGGAGGAGGCGCCCGCGCGGGCGTGGCTCTACGCGCAGCGTCGGCGGATGACGGAGACGAGCTGAGCGCGAAGGCCGTGTGCGCGAGGAGGGCTCGCATGGATGCCGTGCTCGACGGCGGTGATGCGCTTCAGCGGGCGCCGAGGTAGGCGGAGACGGCGGGGTAGTCGCTGTCTTCGACGGCGCCGTGGATGACGCAGGTGACCTGGCCTGCGGGGTTCACCAGGGCATGCACGGGGAGGTCGGGCGGGTTCTTCAGGCCGAGGCCGGTGAGCCAGCTGGTGCGATCAGGGCCTTCGGGGAGCCAGTAGCTGGCGCGGACGCCGTGGCCGGGTTGCTCTTGCAGGAAGCGGTTGAGCTGTCGTTCGTCTTCGTCGAGGGAGATGAAGGCGAGGTCGATGAGGACGCCAGCGCTGCGGAGCTTCTGCTGCCATCCGAGGAGGCGCGGCATCTCTTCCTTGCAGGGCTTGCACCACGCGGCCCAGAAATTGACCCAGACCCACTTGCCGACGCCGAAGCCGATGGCGGCGGGAAGGGCGGCTTCGCCCGGGGCCGCGGCGGTGGCGATGGGGGAGGCCGGGGCGGGGCGCGTGGTCTGGCCGGTGCACAGGGTGCCAGGGGCGCGAGGGGGTTTTGCGGCGGTGGCGCCAGGCGTGCCGGGAGCGCCAGGGGCGCCAGCGGCGGTCTGGGCGGGGAGGGCGTTGCTCGGGGCGACGACGGCGTTGCTGCGGCCCTGGCCGGGGCGAGGGGGCTCGGGCTGGGCCTTGTCGCCGCCGTCGCAGGCGGTGGCGCCGAGGGCGAGCAAGGCGGCGGTGAACAGGCCGAGGTGACGACGGGGAGAGAGAGCGGAGGCGGCAAGGTTCATAGCTGGCAGTCGACCCAGGAGACGAAGGCGCTCCGGTTGATGGCTTCGGCGGTGCAGGCGCGGTTCTTTCGGGACACGTTCCAGGCGCAGTAGTCCTTCCCGAGCTGGGCGAACTCGTTGCCGAGCCAGAGGAGGCCGACCTTCTTGTCGAGGTCGGGCTCCTTGAACTTGTCGGCGATGTCGAACATCACGCTGTTCGCGCGCTTGTGCGAGAGGGTGCGGTTGTACTCGGGGGTGCCGGTCTTCGAGGCGCGGGCGACGACGAAGTAGTAGCGGGCGCCGCGGCGGTCGAGCCAGCGGTCCTCGATGAGGGCCTTGGCGTCGTCGTCGAG is part of the Chondromyces crocatus genome and encodes:
- a CDS encoding serine/threonine-protein kinase — encoded protein: MQDHGPLLAGNANESDLRHAESLLGRVLSNRYRIDALLAMGGLGAVYVGEHVHMHKRVALKVLHASSEQDPEMVRRFEREAIAGAHVQHPNVATATDFGELPGGSYFLVLEYIQGTSLSEIIRRGPLPVPRALHIARQIAAGLEAVHTMGIVHRDVKPLNVMVAEGQGDLVKLIDFGFARVPVDRLASADGVRVLDLPKRLTRAGRVFGTLSYLAPEAAEGMDAIEAPADLYALGLMFYEMVAGKPPFEAENAIELFEQQRFAPPPMIAERSPGVSVPMPVELLILRLLAKDPKKRPQDASAVIEAIDEAAAGLGLDLMGGTRSSRLPGRGGSLIPPPGGGTLGGQLASIPPVATGASMPPPGMPGMSTPPPAVSAGRVWAEQGALAARAARAAREAKYAGGLRGAGAGRQDGKWTWVGAFAVGAMLSLGTVFGVARLGAVEAASAASMATALPLGSLPEIAVEAETAPEAEPEVVATAVVEREALLASVTVVDPAVGAETLLALLEREPGALRERPIAVAAREVAAAIGRVDGELTDRVFDALARRAGSEGLDVLYEVMASRGTTPPARRAAALLRDPEITLRSTPTMQVALDLRLARCRDKLGLLERAVEEGDRRALVALEANVKFCFQKHPLVASATQRLRDRLNGK
- a CDS encoding TetR/AcrR family transcriptional regulator gives rise to the protein MGRPRNTELRRAQIADAFIAVVADVGVDAATVPAIAEAAGLSPGLVHYHFETKDEILPLAIERLSLLLEMRIEGRLRAAGDDPRARLHALVNAWLARDESADPRAVRAWAALGAAAARNADVRALTAAFTGRVVERWEREVLAALSPERRERARDIATTLVLGIEGALRVGTMSDALAPGDGARLGRALVDALLAP
- a CDS encoding retropepsin-like aspartic protease, with translation MAKKRPTCHAHPEAPATASCARCYVPLCTVCRVQEAMDSYCARCMKSRRRAPYVRAALTLLGLGVAGLVTFFVYRSYEAPYDHGKHTNEIFQLDGALTKEPCDRAKAEKLLELLLETGDNRAVITRGKAFHDKCGAHDKLTLLMARAHQNVSEWNEADVAFTQLVETEPYNSFYRAYRGRNHQMKGDVDAAISDFQQAYLLYPHAVDVPTELATLYEKQGKFCEAASALQQLAFLHKTQPFAAGLDERVRTLEQKGNCTGSADARAIIRMKPNESVLHAKVKVNGQEAAAFLVDTGASHVTLPRVLADRLGVRLSGAEEVVLRTANGRKTGHLVLLPSVAVEGVEARQVPAIVVDELSPGIEGLLGLSFLTRFDFRQADRVLELLPRGTKPAAPPSPPPSSP
- the eutC gene encoding ethanolamine ammonia-lyase subunit EutC, which translates into the protein MSGDASSPVTAPSRPVSGGIIVADPWTELRAHTAARIALGRTGSSLPTREVLRFGFAHAEARDAVHVPLDDEALHAALKASGWETLQVRSAAPDRHTYLLRPDLGRKLDEDAAAKLDERAGDGCDVLFVVGDGLSSAAVQRHAVPLLDAVRGRMPKSWRVGPVIVARQARVALGDPLGERLRARLVAMLIGERPGLSSPDSLGVYITFDPKPGRTDADRNCLSNVRPEGLPYDDAAHRLVWLIQESFRLQVSGVALKDRSDLLEIESSGSPSSPASSHPSR
- a CDS encoding ethanolamine ammonia-lyase subunit EutB, with product MEYRHTVAGHTWLFRDLKDLLARGSPARSGDQLAGIAAHSAAERMAARMALAEVPLRRFLDEALIPYESDEVTRLILDTHDADAFAEIAHLTVGDLRDWLLSDAADTEALTRIQRGLTPEMTAAVSKLMRNQDLILAARKCRVVTRFRNTIGLPGHLSVRLQPNHPTDDPRGIAASILDGLLYGSGDAVIGINPATDSLPALTELLKLTGDIIERFAIPTQSCVLTHVTSQIQAIEQGAPVDLVFQSVAGTESANKGFGISLALLAEARSAALSLKRGTLGDNVMYFETGQGSALSADAHHGVDQQTCEARAYAVARAFSPLLTNTVVGFIGPEYLYDGKQIIRAGLEDHFCGKLLGVPLGCDVCYTNHAEADQDDMDTLLTLLGTAGVAFIMGVPGADDIMLNYQSTSFHDALYLRELLGLARAPEFDAWLQKMDIADEKRRIKPIPSGHPMLAPMSARKLAP
- a CDS encoding STAS/SEC14 domain-containing protein; this encodes MVSRRTTPPGEPGAERARGDRPSTPGLTYADRVTRPSEPGAERAPRERPSAPGLTYADRVTRPSEPGAERARGDRPSTSGLTYYGRHLLHHEPPDLYVVRLEGMLSPDEIRAMIADSRDFVAQAKYMLLLLDLRTHWAAPAETRKLVASIERRKAPRFMACLGGSFASRVMVSVGVRASNLFSPGGMMAAFFEDEGPARAWLYTQRRRMTGQGDAPP
- a CDS encoding TlpA family protein disulfide reductase, which codes for MNLAASALSPRRHLGLFTAALLALGATACDGGDKAQPEPPRPGQGRSNAVVAPSNALPAQTAAGAPGAPGTPGATAAKPPRAPGTLCTGQTTRPAPASPIATAAAPGEAALPAAIGFGVGKWVWVNFWAAWCKPCKEEMPRLLGWQQKLRSAGVLIDLAFISLDEDERQLNRFLQEQPGHGVRASYWLPEGPDRTSWLTGLGLKNPPDLPVHALVNPAGQVTCVIHGAVEDSDYPAVSAYLGAR